A section of the Humulus lupulus chromosome 2, drHumLupu1.1, whole genome shotgun sequence genome encodes:
- the LOC133817089 gene encoding receptor-like protein EIX2: protein MKVLYNMSPSLNCHHSKTHLQKNQNGNVRVDCKSMNGFIFQPIRLYMEKIHKHIGTTENLTEKTKLLRMEHNSSTASAKFHLVLTILTVLLSLESIQLSFSLANLDGDHDQGVAGCMEMERKALLDFKQGLEDPSDQLSSWVGEDCCKWRGVGCNNITGRVVQLNLHYKDSDDMDLQGDGEAVTVTDPLGGEINPSLLLLKDLSYLDLSMNDFGGVQIPNFFGSLEKLKYLNLSGANFGGAIPPSLGNLSRLSYLDLNNVNFQSNENELHWLSGLSSLKYLNLNGWNLTKADTYWVHGVNRIPSLLELHFSSCSLSSIPPTLPFVNFTSLSVLDLSNNPFNTAIPTWLFTLKSLTYVDLNSNYFQGIVPEAIANLTSLQTLHLNLNSLEGHLPRNLGKLCNLRTLMLSNNKFTGEITHFINDLSECSNKSLETLDLGYNLLTGYLPDSLGFLESLKYILLWGNSFQGLIPTSIGNLSRVEEIYLSNNQLSGNIPTSLGQLSTLVSLEIKGNNLEGVITEAHLGNLSSLSELTIYKDSPNVTLIFNISSDWTPPFQLTYIEMRSCQLGPEFPPWLKSQKELATVVLNNARISGVIPNWFWQLNLQLDKFDVAYNQLSGRVPNTLRFNNPCTVDLSSNLYQGSLPLWSSNITMLYLRDNQFSGPIPPSIGEVMPFLSDLDISRNSLNGSIPLSISKLTGLTTLVISNNKLSGEIPDFWNNISFLYIVDVSNNNLFGTLPSSMGFLNNIRFLILSKNNFSGELPSSLKNCSKMVNLDLSENNFSGKFPTWLEGKYMSTLLILSMRSNSFTGVIPPQLCSLSTLHILDLGHNNFSGHIPKCIGNLDGLKSELKESDITYQGKLQIVAKGRKLDYDSTLYLVNSFDISDNNLSGEIPMELTSLILLGTLNLSMNHLTGKIPFTIGDCERLETLDLSMNNLSGPIPETMSSLTYLNHLNLSYNSLSGNIPTKNQFQTLNDASIYEGNPGLCGDPLPRKCDHGNQQPEIDDEDGEDKDGRISDVIKKMGFFISVVLGFFVGFWGVFGTMLIKGFGRNSYFNCTDRVKKRFLVVV, encoded by the coding sequence ATGAAGGTACTGTACAACATGTCTCCATCTCTCAATTGTCACCATTCGAAAACGCATTTACAGAAAAACCAAAATGGCAATGTTCGAGTTGACTGCAAATCAATGAACGGGTTCATTTTCCAACCTATCAGGCTATATATGGAGAAGATTCATAAACACATTGGTACTACAGAAAATTTAACAGAAAAAACAAAGTTGCTCAGAATGGAACACAACAGTTCTACTGCTTCTGCTAAATTTCATCTAGTCCTTACAATTCTCACTGTACTTTTGTCACTTGAATCCATTCAGCTGAGTTTCAGCCTTGCCAATCTTGATGGTGATCATGATCAGGGTGTTGCTGGCTGCATGGAGATGGAGAGGAAAGCTCTGCTCGACTTCAAACAAGGCCTAGAAGATCCTTCAGACCAGCTCTCATCTTGGGTTGGAGAAGATTGCTGCAAATGGAGAGGTGTGGGCTGCAACAACATAACTGGACGTGTGGTCCAGCTCAATCTTCACTACAAGGACTCAGACGACATGGATTTGCAGGGTGATGGAGAAGCAGTCACAGTCACGGACCCATTAGGCGGTGAGAtcaacccttctcttcttttattGAAAGATTTAAGTTACTTAGATTTGAGCATGAATGACTTTGGAGGTGTCCAAATTCCAAACTTCTTTGGCTCACTAGAGAAACTTAAGTATCTTAATctttctggtgcaaactttgggGGAGCCATTCCACCAAGTCTTGGAAATCTCTCGAGATTGAGCTATCTTGATCTCAATAATGTTAATTTTCAGTCAAATGAAAATGAACTCCATTGGCTTTCTGGTCTTTCTTCTCTAAAGTACCTTAATCTAAACGGTTGGAATCTGACAAAGGCTGATACATATTGGGTTCACGGTGTTAATAGGATCCCTTCACTTCTTGAGTTACACTTCTCAAGTTGTAGCCTTTCTAGCATTCCTCCAACTCTTCCTTTTGTCAATTTCACATCTCTTTCGGTTCTTGATCTGTCAAATAATCCATTCAACACAGCAATTCCTACTTGGCTATTCACTCTTAAAAGTCTAACCTATGTTGACTTGAACTCCAACTATTTCCAAGGAATAGTTCCTGAAGCAATTGCGAACTTGACTTCACTACAGACGCTTCACTTGAATCTGAATAGTCTGGAAGGTCACTTGCCACGAAACTTGGGGAAGTTATGCAATTTGCGAACGTTGATGCTTTCGAACAACAAATTTACTGGTGAAATAACTCATTTCATCAACGATTTGTCTGAATGCTCCAACAAGAGCTTAGAGACATTGGATTTGGGATATAATTTGCTGACAGGTTATCTTCCAGACTCTTTAGGATTCCTCGAGAGTTTAAAGTACATTCTATTGTGGGGTAACTCCTTTCAGGGTTTGATTCCGACTTCTATTGGAAACTTATCACGTGTGGAAGAAATTTACCTGTCAAATAATCAATTAAGTGGCAACATTCCAACAAGTCTAGGCCAGCTTTCAACACTGGTTTCGTTAGAGATAAAAGGGAACAATTTAGAGGGTGTCATAACTGAAGCTCATTTAGGAAATCTTTCAAGCTTGAGTGAGCTAACAATTTATAAAGACTCTCCAAATGTTACTTTGATCTTTAATATCAGTTCTGATTGGACACCACCATTTCAGCTGACATACATTGAAATGAGATCTTGTCAGTTGGGTCCTGAGTTTCCACCATGGCTTAAAAGTCAAAAAGAGTTGGCCACAGTGGTGCTCAACAATGCTAGGATTTCAGGTGTCATACCAAATTGGTTTTGGCAACTCAATTTGCAACTAGACAAATTTGATGTTGCTTATAATCAACTAAGTGGTAGGGTTCCAAATACATTAAGATTCAACAACCCTTGCACTGTTGACTTGAGCTCAAACCTTTACCAGGGTTCCCTACCTTTGTGGTCATCCAATATTACCATGTTGTATTTGAGGGATAATCAATTTTCTGGTCCAATTCCTCCAAGTATTGGTGAAGTAATGCCCTTTCTCTCAGATTTAGACATCTCCAGAAACTCTCTCAATGGAAGTATTCCTTTGTCCATCAGTAAGCTAACTGGATTGACAACCTTAGTGATCTCAAATAATAAGCTTTCTGGTGAAATCCCTGATTTCTGGAACAACATCTCGTTTTTGTATATAGTAGATGTGTCAAATAATAATCTTTTCGGCACCCTCCCAAGTTCAATGGGTTTTCTTAACAATATAAGATTCTTGATATTGTCAAAGAACAACTTTTCAGGTGAACTTCCATCGTCCTTGAAAAACTGCAGTAAGATGGTCAATCTTGATCTTAGTGAGAATAATTTTTCTGGGAAATTTCCAACTTGGTTAGAAGGAAAATATATGAGCACTTTGCTGATTTTAAGCATGCGGTCGAACTCCTTCACTGGAGTCATTCCACCACAATTGTGTAGCCTTTCAACTCTTCACATCTTGGACCTTGGACACAATAATTTTTCTGGGCATATTCCCAAATGCATTGGAAATTTGGATGGATTGAAGTCTGAACTGAAAGAAAGTGATataacttaccaaggaaagttGCAAATAGTAGCAAAAGGAAGAAAACTAGACTATGACTCCACTCTATATCTTGTCAACAGTTTTGATATATCTGATAATAACTTGTCAGGAGAAATACCAATGGAGTTAACAAGCCTAATACTACTAGGCACTTTAAACCTATCCATGAATCATTTGACAGGAAAGATACCATTCACGATTGGTGACTGTGAAAGGCTGGAAACTCTTGATCTTTCAATGAACAATCTTTCTGGCCCAATACCAGAGACCATGTCTTCTTTAACATATTTGAATCATTTGAACCTCTCTTATAATAGTTTGTCAGGGAATATTCCAACAAAAAACCAATTTCAAACCCTCAATGATGCATCTATATATGAAGGAAATCCAGGCCTTTGTGGTGACCCTTTACCGAGAAAATGTGATCACGGCAACCAACAACCTGAAATCGACGATGAAGATGGAGAAGACAAAGATGGTAGGATTAGTGATGTGATAAAAAAGATGGGTTTCTTCATCAGCGTGGTTTTAGGTTTCTTTGTGGGATTTTGGGGTGTTTTTGGAACTATGTTAATCAAGGGTTTTGGAAGAAATTCCTACTTCAATTGTACTGACAGGGTAAAGAAGAGATTTTTGGTTGTTGTTTAG